In Acinetobacter piscicola, a single window of DNA contains:
- a CDS encoding AraC family transcriptional regulator, which produces MKNTSARQDQGIPGVYGLLLLDIVSRWGYSAETFFAPFPFNSEQLAEPDFRIPTTIANELVKHALKLTGESTLGYQIGTQMRISIHGFIGYAIMTANDITDALVLANRFIQLRMPFLQLYFSTFGEKATLQLQCDIDIEPLRTEILMGLTFGIMTMARALTGIDDLKGDIDFDFSKPEGFDKYIDKLQGRYQMRFEQPHLIASFDKSYLGLKMVNADPIASQIAINQCEAELSAIGERRRLSMRVRDILTHSEQHYLSIENVAERLHMSDRTLKRQLAAEGTSFSTLVDEVRYRHATSLLSRTDYTLEQIADELGYSDVANFSRAFKRWSGRSPSNWRKDPYL; this is translated from the coding sequence ATGAAGAACACTTCAGCTCGCCAAGATCAGGGAATTCCTGGTGTTTATGGACTTTTATTACTCGATATTGTTTCGAGATGGGGCTACAGTGCCGAAACTTTTTTTGCGCCATTCCCTTTTAATAGCGAACAATTGGCTGAACCAGACTTTCGTATTCCAACGACAATTGCGAATGAATTGGTTAAACATGCTTTAAAACTCACGGGTGAAAGTACGCTTGGCTATCAAATTGGTACACAAATGCGTATTTCCATTCATGGTTTTATTGGTTATGCGATCATGACTGCCAATGATATTACTGACGCATTGGTCTTAGCCAATCGTTTTATTCAACTGCGTATGCCATTTTTACAATTGTATTTTTCTACTTTTGGCGAAAAAGCCACCTTACAATTGCAATGTGATATTGATATTGAACCATTAAGAACCGAAATTTTAATGGGTTTAACCTTTGGGATTATGACGATGGCACGTGCCTTAACGGGTATAGATGATCTCAAAGGCGATATCGACTTCGATTTTTCTAAACCTGAAGGTTTTGATAAATATATCGATAAACTCCAAGGTCGTTATCAAATGCGTTTTGAGCAGCCTCACTTGATTGCCAGCTTTGATAAATCTTATCTTGGTTTGAAAATGGTCAATGCAGATCCGATTGCCAGTCAAATTGCGATTAACCAATGTGAAGCTGAACTGTCTGCCATTGGCGAACGCCGTCGTTTGTCGATGCGTGTACGTGATATTTTGACGCATTCTGAACAGCATTATTTAAGTATTGAAAATGTTGCTGAACGCTTACATATGTCCGATCGAACATTAAAACGTCAACTCGCTGCAGAAGGGACATCCTTTTCAACGCTAGTGGATGAAGTGCGTTATCGACATGCAACCTCGTTACTGTCAAGAACAGACTATACGCTTGAACAAATTGCAGATGAGCTAGGTTATAGTGATGTCGCCAATTTTAGTCGTGCTTTTAAACGTTGGAGTGGACGTAGCCCAAGCAATTGGCGCAAAGACCCATATCTATAG
- a CDS encoding MaoC family dehydratase, which yields MLYLEDLNVGDQFKSREYEVSLDEVLDFAHKYDPQVFHTDPEKAVEHPIFKGLAASGWHTSAIVMRLWTECFPVAYGLIGSDSNLRWPRPTRVGDKISVEVEIVSITPSKTKPDRGIVSYITQAKNQNGDVLLISTTKIVVFNRDFQNN from the coding sequence ATGTTGTATTTAGAAGATCTGAATGTAGGGGATCAATTTAAAAGCCGAGAATATGAAGTTAGCTTGGATGAAGTTTTAGATTTTGCCCATAAATATGATCCTCAAGTTTTTCATACAGATCCAGAAAAAGCGGTTGAACACCCAATTTTTAAAGGCTTAGCAGCAAGCGGCTGGCATACTTCTGCGATCGTCATGCGACTTTGGACAGAATGTTTTCCTGTCGCTTATGGCTTGATCGGCTCAGACTCTAATTTACGTTGGCCACGCCCAACGCGCGTAGGTGATAAAATATCAGTTGAAGTGGAAATTGTTTCTATCACTCCATCAAAAACTAAACCTGATCGTGGTATTGTGAGTTACATCACTCAAGCAAAAAATCAAAATGGCGATGTTTTACTGATTTCGACAACTAAAATTGTTGTTTTTAATCGAGATTTTCAAAACAATTAA